atatatatatatatatagggtcgcgctattcgttaccctgggtgaggaatagttattcttcaccccctctattttaccatcaatgcaccgtaattttacgttccataagttttgtcttatttccgacgcaaaaagggaccgtaagaaaatatataatcgccgtaaaaaatattttatgttatgtaaaattacaaacatataaacatagtctaaaatacacataaactgcaaattttcttgttttatgacctatatttttattttcttatgtcaaattttacgcagtgaatcaataggaatgtaactatttgaattcgaaatgtaatttaattatgaaatgatcgtaagattacctaggatgaagaataacttattatgcaccatgggtgatgaatagtaacactatatatatatatatatatatatatatatatatatatatatatatatatatatatatatatatgttgccaTAATAAGAGGTGGATGAAAGAAAATCTAAATGCAGTAACGAATGAGATATATTACCTATAATGAAATCTTTGATGTCATGTTACACTATTTACCTCATGGAGCAAAGTGAAACTAGTGGTTCTtaatgtgttgaagaaagatgaagagTACAGAAAAATAAAAGGTTAGGTTAACATGCAAACAAAGAATTGTCAAACTACGATAACTTATCTTAAGATTATTTTTGTGAATTGGCCTTCCAGATGGGATAAGAGCGCCGCTTTTGTTCTACCGGAGTACTTGAAGAAGTTCTATACGGAGATGCTGAGGACATTTGAGAATATTGAGGCTGAAATGCCAGCCAATACGAACTACGATATAGCACACCTGAAAAAAGCGGTAACTTCATGTACCATTTTCTGTCTTGTAAAAAATAACAtataaatctctctctctctctctctctctctgtgtatgtgtgtatggttgtgcatctctctctctctctctcgttaatTTTGGGATTACCTCTCTTTGTTTGCGTGCAGGTCCAAAATAACGTGACTGGTTACCTGGAAGAAGCGAAATGGTCACACAGGAACCACAAGCCAAGCTTTGTAGATCAGGTCAAGTTGACTAGCCTGAACATTGGCGTGCCAACAATATGTGTGAGTATGATGGCTGGAATGAGTGATGCAATGATGAAGCCAGCACTCAAATGGGCTGCTAGTGTTCCAGATGTCGTCATATCAGTCGGGAAGATTTCCCGTTTCATGAATGATATCGGTGCATTTGAGGTATATATATAATATTTCAAAATTATTTTTTGCTTGCATGTTACTTGCTCTTTTCACACATGTAAGAATGTCAAGTTCGAGCATATTGAGATATAATTTTGACCAACAATTTGAGTACTAAAATGTGATTTATTTGACAAAAAAATCATAGTATGGATTATACTTGGAATTATTTTCAACAATGTCAGTTTTGTGATGCTACCTTAACTTCATTGGtctattttttttaataaatttgtacacatcaaaatgtgtgGGCACCTATGGAAAAGGGGGAAGGGCTCagttaccaagtttgtactatCATTGTGCGTGCATGGAAGATTATTAAATTGATACATACTTACATAAAGGTGATTACTGATGTCATCATACAGCGTCGAAATGCAAGGGGGATCTGGCAAGCACCGTAGAGTGTTACATCAATGAGTACAACGTGACAAGTGAAGTGGCCATTACCAAAATTGTTGCCCTGATAGAACAAGAATGGAAGACCCTGAACCAAGCTCGCTTTGAAAATCATCTTCTCCCTGCATTGCAGCAGTTCATTAGCTTAGCGATTAGCACAACATTTTTCTATGGTAACAGAAATGATGTATACACGCACAGCGCACATATGCAGTGGACTATTGAGAGGCTCTTCCTGAAGAATATGTAGGCCTTGGCCAAATTCATCGTGTATTTGTTCCCTAGTTTTAACCATAAAAAGGTCAATGTTGATAAGCATGCATGTGATTCATTTGATAATATGTAAAATGCCTACAGGTGAAAGAAAGTTGTGCTGGTGCATTTGGTTAGCAGTGTGATCAATTGTTGCGTTATAATTATATCTCTACTAAAATTTATCTTATGTAAAGGACTAAATATAGTCTAGGTATGTTTTTGGAGTTCGTCAGAGAAATTATATAGTTTGCACAATGTGTTGCATGTAGAACTAGTAACAACAGTGGAGATTACATGATCACAGATTTAAACAAGTTTTTCATTGACACTAGCAACTATAAGATTCTCAAGCGCAAGACACATGTACATGGTGGCCACAACTCAGATTTGATTTACATCACAATTTATTTATTATAACAATTACAGTCCGGCTTTTGGAAGAAGCTCTATGTGTTTCCCAGCTGTGTTGTTCTTTTAGGCCACCTCAAAACCCATCTATACCATAATATCAAACGTGGATTACGAAATCCCCATCCTCTATTGTCCTCTAATCCTCACCTCCTTTTGTATCATTTATTGTACATAGGCCTCCTACTTCTCTTATCCGGCAAGCAGCCATCTTCGCCATCAAGCGCATACGTTCTTCCACAACGAGGTCATGAATATGGTTATTGGTGCCATGGCTGCCAGGATGTGAACACGACCATTGCCGATGTGAATCATCATGTCTGATTTAACTGGGCACTACTTCCTTCCCATAACATCCTTTTTTACCCCggaaaaaaaatccattttttgtATATTGTGATGAATTATTAAAACACTTTTGACATGTTACATGATATTTTATTGCACTACTAAGGTAACTAATACGGAACATTTAAAATGAACTCGTGATAGTCGTGAGTTGTTCATATATATTAGCTGTACAATAGCTATGGAAACTTATATTTTCTTTCGCAGTTTATGTTCTCACCATTTTGCAGAACATACGTCGATCTAGTTTCAAAGATTGAAAGAGTTGTGCATATATCAAACTTGACTCATGGATAAGCTTGCTCATACTTTTTTACATAGAGGTACATGCAAATATTTGCATAGAGATATTATTTGACATAGCCAATGTCAGTCAAAATAATATGAAAAATAGTCTGATAGTCCAACAAAGAGCTATACAAACATGTAAAGATGTACAAACTACAGAGCAACCAAAAACATTCCGGTTCAATTAAAAGGTGCTCTAACATAATTATTGCCTATATTATGTTCCATGTGTATATCGAAATAGCTTTGGGAGGCGTGGGCATGGAATAGCTAGTAGCCGAATGTCAAAACTTTCTTGCTTACGGTTGCATCCCAAAATTCTCTAGAGCATGTTTCAGTGAGCTCTTCAATTGGCTGCATCGGGGAATTGGCATCAGTCAAATCGTGGAGAAAGATTTACCGAAGACAAATCTCTACGGGTGGGATGGTTGAACAGTGCCGAAAGAGGTGAGTTTCAAAGTGTCCCATAATTAATCCACTTGTTATGTCTCCAAACCCTCTCCAGCTTGGAACGATGCCCTCGCCGCTCTCAGAGTCATCGGCCCACAAACCGGTGTTATGTGCCTCAACGAAATAAATAAGGTTTCTTGTTGAATTTGCCTGCAAAACCGTCCTTGCGGCAGGCGGTTGGTCAGCGCCACTCCCGATGGATATTTTTTGCGCATCTCCAATAGTACCTTGGCCCTATTTTCTTCTTCGTCTATTTGGGAATAATTTAGGATCTCGGGAAATTAGAAAAAAACAATAATGAAGATATTGGTGCCTTTAGGCATGTCATAGCCCATGATTTCACAGTCCTCACTTGTCTCTCTTGGGACGAGTAGCAGAGTAGGAGGATGCAACCTAAACACCTCCTTGATGACTGTAAGCATGTAGCACAGCTCACTGAGATCAGTACTCTTCATTACATATCGATCTTGGCCTGGCTCTTCCCGGATCTATAGATGTGCCTTAGCCATAGCGTCAAGGTTATTCTACAAACAACGACGTAGTAAAAGGGAATGGCTAGTGGCCAGTTAACTAAAATTTCAATTTTGGTCATTCGATTCAGCCATAGGATGGAATACAGGCGGTGCAGATTACTTCTTCAACCTCCAGacaaccttcttcttcttcctcccaaccgCCGAACGTACCACCGGCCGAACTGTCGGCCACCACCACCCGCGGCCAGCAGCGCTCCGCTCAGCCTCACCGCCCCGCGCTCCCCTCAACCTCCTCCCACCGAAATGCTGCTGCCTCTGGCCATCCCTCTAGCACCGGCGATGACCAGTTTTTCTCCGGTGAACTTGCACCACAGCCGTGGTGCCACCCAACCTCCTCCCACCCTCCATCAACGAAAGATGATGGGGTAGCCTGCCAGCGAGCTCCTTCTTTCACTCCGGCGAGCCAGCGGCTGCTTTCTTCCTTCCCTCTGGCGCCTGCTTCCTTCTAGCGAAAATCGAACAATCCAAATTGGACTTTCAGGCGACTGATGTTAAGCTATTATGAATGTAAAAGACAAATAAAGAGTGGCCTGACAAGCAAGAATAACCATTCAAACAAGAACACACCCGATAGATCtcacatatttataatatttatAGGAGTAGCGCGGCATCCATCTAATANNNNNNNNNNNNNNNNNNNNNNNNNNNNNNNNNNNNNNNNNNNNNNNNNNNNNNNNNNNNNNNNNNNNNNNNNNNNNNNNNNNNNNNNNNNNNNNNNNNNNNNNNNNNNNNNNNNNNNNNNNNNNNNNNNNNNNNNNNNNNNNNNNNNNNNNNNNNNNNNNNNNNNNNNNNNNNNNNNNNNNNNNNNNNNNNNNNNNNNNNNNNNNNNNNNNNNNNNNNNNNNNNNNNNNNNNNNNNNNNNNNNNNNNNNNNNNNNNNNNNNNNNNNNNNNNNNNNNNNNNNNNNNNNNNNNNNNNNNNNNNNNNNNNNNNNNNNNNNNNNNNNNNNNNNNNNNNNNNNNNNNNNNNNNNNNNNNNNNNNNNNNNNNNNNNNNNNNNNNNNNNNNNNNNNNNNNNNNNNNNNNNNNNNNNNNNNNNNNNNNNNNNNNNNNNNNNNNNNNNNNNNNNNNNNNNNNNNNNNNNNNNNNNNNNNNNNNNNNNNNNNNNNNNNNNNNNNNNNNNNNNNNNNNNNNNNNNNNNNNNNNNNNNNNNNNNNNNNNNNNNNNNNNNNNNNNNNNNNNNNNNNNNNNNNNNNNNNNNNNNNNNNNNNNNNNNNNNNNNNNNNNNNNNNNNNNNNNNNNNNNNNNNNNNNNNNNNNNNNNNNNNNNNNNNNNNNNNNNNNNNNNNNNNNNNNNNNNNNNNNNNNNNNNNNNNNNNNNNNNNNNNNNNNNNNNNNNNNNNNNNNNNNNNNNNNNNNNNNNNNNNNNNNNNNNNNNNNNNNNNNNNNNNNNNNNNNNNNNNNNNNNNNNNNNNNNNNNNNNNNNNNNNNNNNNNNNNNNNNNNNNNNNNNNNNNNNNNNNNNNNNNNNNNNNNNNNNNNNNNNNNNNNNNNNNNNNNNNNNNNNNNNNNNNNNNNNNNNNNNNNNNNNNNNNNNNNNNNNNNNNNNNNNNNNNNNNNNNNNNNNNNNNNNNNNNNNNNNNNNNNNNNNNNNNNNNNNNNNNNNNNNNNNNNNNNNNNNNNNNNNNNNNNNNNNNNNNNNNNNNNNNNNNNNNNNNNNNNNNNNNNNNNNNNNNNNNNNNNNNNNNNNNNNNNNNNNNNNNNNNNNNNNNNNNNNNNNNNNNNNNNNNNNNNNNNNNNNNNNNNNNNNNNNNNNNNNNNNNNNNNNNNNNNNNNNNNNNNNNNNNNNNNNNNNNNNNNNNNNNNNNNNNNNNNNNNNNNNNNNNNNNNNNNNNNNNNNNNNNNNNNNNNNNNNNNNNNNNNNNNNNNNNNNNNNNNNNNNNNNNNNNNNNNNNNNNNNNNNNNNNNNNNNNNNNNNNNNNNNNNNNNNNNNNNNNNNNNNNNNNNNNNNNNNNNNNNNNNNNNNNNNNNNNNNNNNNNNNNNNNNNNNNNNNNNNNNNNNNNNNNNNNNNNNNNNNNNNNNNNNNNNNNNNNNNNNNNNNNNNNNNNNNNNNNNNNNNNNNNNNNNNNNNNNNNNNNNNNNNNNNNNNNNNNNNNNNNNNNNNNNNNNNNNNNNNNNNNNNNNNNNNNNNNNNNNNNNNNNNNNNNNNNNNNNNNNNNNNNNNNNNNNNNNNNNNNNNNNNNNNNNNNNNNNNNNNNNNNNNNNNNNNNNNNNNNNNNNNNNNNNNNNNNNNNNNNNNNNNNNNNNNNNNNNNNNNNNNNNNNNNNNNNNNNNNNNNNNNNNNNNNNNNNNNNNNNNNNNNNNNNNNNNNNNNNNNNNNNNNNNNNNNNNNNNNNNNNNNNNNNNNNNNNNNNNNNNNNNNNNNNNNNNNNNNNNNNNNNNNNNNNNNNNNNNNNNNNNNNNNNNNNNNNNNNNNNNNNNNNNNNNNNNNNNNNNNNNNNNNNNNNNNNNNNNNNNNNNNNNNNNNNNNNNNNNNNNNNNNNNNNNNNNNNNNNNNNNNNNNNNNNNNNNNNNNNNNNNNNNNNNNNNNNNNNNNNNNNNNNNNNNNNNNNNNNNNNNNNNNNNNNNNNNNNNNNNNNNNNNNNNNNNNNNNNNNNNNNNNNNNNNNNNNNNNNNNNNNNNNNNNNNNNNNNNNNNNNNNNNNNNNNNNNNNNNNNNNNNNNNNNNNNNNNNNNNNNNNNNNNNNNNNNNNNNNNNNNNNNNNNNNNNNNNNNNNNNNNNNNNNNNNNNNNNNNNNNNNNNNNNNNNNNNNNNNNNNNNNNNNNNNNNNNNNNNNNNNNNNNNNNNNNNNNNNNNNNNNNNNNNNNNNNNNNNNNNNNNNNNNNNNNNNNNNNNNNNNNNNNNNNNNNNNNNNNNNNNNNNNNNNNNNNNNNNNNNNNNNNNNNNNNNNNNNNNNNNNNNNNNNNNNNNNNNNNNNNNNNNNNNNNNNNNNNNNNNNNNNNNNNNNNNNNNNNNNNNNNNNNNNNNNNNNNNNNNNNNNNNNNNNNNNNNNNNNNNNNNNNNNNNNNNNNNNNNNNNNNNNNNNNNNNNNNNNNNNNNNNNNNNNNNNNNNNNNNNNNNNNNNNNNNNNNNNNNNNNNNNNNNNNNNNNNNNNNNNNNNNNNNNNNNNNNNNNNNNNNNNNNNNNNNNNNNNNNNNNNNNNNNNNNNNNNNNNNNNNNNNNNNNNNNNNNNNNNNNNNNNNNNNNNNNNNNNNNNNNNNNNNNNNNNNNNNNNNNNNNNNNNNNNNNNNNNNNNNNNNNNNNNNNNNNNNNNNNNNNNNNNNNNNNNNNNNNNNNNNNNNNNNNNNNNNNNNNNNNNNNNNNNNNNNNNNNNNNNNNNNNNNNNNNNNNNNNNNNNNNNNNNNNNNNNNNNNNNNNNNNNNNNNNNNNNNNNNNNNNNNNNNNNNNNNNNNNNNNNNNNNNNNNNNNNNNNNNNNNNNNNNNNNNNNNNNNNNNNNNNNNNNNNNNNNNNNNNNNNNNNNNNNNNNNNNNNNNNNNNNNNNNNNNNNNNNNNNNNNNNNNNNNNNNNNNNNNNNNNNNNNNNNNNNNNNNNNNNNNNNNNNNNNNNNNNNNNNNNNNNNNNNNNNNNNNNNNNNNNNNNNNNNNNNNNNNNNNNNNNNNNNNNNNNNNNNNNNNNNNNNNNNNNNNNNNNNNNNNNNNNNNNNNNNNNNNNNNNNNNNNNNNNNNNNNNNNNNNNNNNNNNNNNNNNNNNNNNNNNNNNNNNNNNNNNNNNNNNNNNNNNNNNNNNNNNNNNNNNNNNNNNNNNNNNNNNNNNNNNNNNNNNNNNNNNNNNNNNNNNNNNNNNNNNNNNNNNNNNNNNNNNNNNNNNNNNNNNNNNNNNNNNNNNNNNNNNNNNNNNNNNNNNNNNNNNNNNNNNNNNNNNNNNNNNNNNNNNNNNNNNNNNNNNNNNNNNNNNNNNNNNNNNNNNNNNNNNNNNNNNNNNNNNNNNNNNNNNNNNNNNNNNNNNNNNNNNNNNNNNNNNNNNNNNNNNNNNNNNNNNNNNNNNNNNNNNNNNNNNNNNNNNNNNNNNNNNNNNNNNNNNNNNNNNNNNNNNNNNNNNNNNNNNNNNNNNNNNNNNNNNNNNNNNNNNNNNNNNNNNNNNNNNNNNNNNNNNNNNNNNNNNNNNNNNNNNNNNNNNNNNNNNNNNNNNNNNNNNNNNNNNNNNNNNNNNNNNNNNNNNNNNNNNNNNNNNNNNNNNNNNNNNNNNNNNNNNNNNNNNNNNNNNNNNNNNNNNNNNNNNNNNNNNNNNNNNNNNNNNNNNNNNNNNNNNNNNNNNNNNNNNNNNNNNNNNNNNNNNNNNNNNNNNNNNNNNNNNNNNNNNNNNNNNNNNNNNNNNNNNNNNNNNNNNNNNNNNNNNNNNNNNNNNNNNNNNNNNNNNNNNNNNNNNNNNNNNNNNNNNNNNNNNNNNNNNNNNNNNNNNNNNNNNNNNNNNNNNNNNNNNNNNNNNNNNNNNNNNNNNNNNNNNNNNNNNNNNNNNNNNNNNNNNNNNNNNNNNNNNNNNNNNNNNNNNNNNNNNNNNNNNNNNNNNNNNNNNNNNNNNNNNNNNNNNNNNNNNNNNNNNNNNNNNNNNNNNNNNNNNNNNNNNNNNNNNNNNNNNNNNNNNNNNNNNNNNNNNNNNNNNNNNNNNNNNNNNNNNNNNNNNNNNNNNNNNNNNNNNNNNNNNNNNNNNNNNNNNNNNNNNNNNNNNNNNNNNNNNNNNNNNNNNNNNNNNNNNNNNNNNNNNNNNNNNNNNNNNNNNNNNNNNNNNNNNNNNNNNNNNNNNNNNNNNNNNNNNNNNNNNNNNNNNNNNNNNNNNNNNNNNNNNNNNNNNNNNNNNNNNNNNNNNNNNNNNNNNNNNNNNNNNNNNNNNNNNNNNNNNNNNNNNNNNNNNNNNNNNNNNNNNNNNNNNNNNNNNNNNNNNNNNNNNNNNNNNNNNNNNNNNNNNNNNNNNNNNNNNNNNNNNNNNNNNNNNNNNNNNNNNNNNNNNNNNNNNNNNNNNNNNNNNNNNNNNNNNNNNNNNNNNNNNNNNNNNNNNNNNNNNNNNNNNNNNNNNNNNNNNNNNNNNNNNNNNNNNNNNNNNNNNNNNNNNNNNNNNNNNNNNNNNNNNNNNNNNNNNNNNNNNNNNNNNNNNNNNNNNNNNNNNNNNNNNNNNNNNNNNNNNNNNNNNNNNNNNNNNNNNNNNNNNNNNNNNNNNNNNNNNNNNNNNNNNNNNNNNNNNNNNNNNNNNNNNNNNNNNNNNNNNNNNNNNNNNNNNNNNNNNNNNNNNNNNNNNNNNNNNNNNNNNNNNNNNNNNNNNNNNNNNNNNNNNNNNNNNNNNNNNNNNNNNNNNNNNNNNNNNNNNNNNNNNNNNNNNNNNNNNNNNNNNNNNNNNNNNNNNNNNNNNNNNNNNNNNNNNNNNNNNNNNNNNNNNNNNNNNNNNNNNNNNNNNNNNNNNNNNNNNNNNNNNNNNNNNNNNNNNNNNNNNNNNNNNNNNNNNNNNNNNNNNNNNNNNNNNNNNNNNNNNNNNNNNNNNNNNNNNNNNNNNNNNNNNNNNNNNNNNNNNNNNNNNNNNNNNNNNNNNNNNNNNNNNNNNNNNNNNNNNNNNNNNNNNNNNNNNNNNNNNNNNNNNNNNNNNNNNNNNNNNNNNNNNNNNNNNNNNNNNNNNNNNNNNNNNNNNNNNNNNNNNNNNNNNNNNNNNNNNNNNNNNNNNNNNNNNNNNNNNNNNNNNNNNNNNNNNNNNNNNNNNNNNNNNNNNNNNNNNNNNNNNNNNNNNNNNNNNNNNNNNNNNNNNNNNNNNNNNNNNNNNNNNNNNNNNNNNNNNNNNNNNNNNNNNNNNNNNNNNNNNNNNNNNNNNNNNNNNNNNNNNNNNNNNNNNNNNNNNNNNNNNNNNNNNNNNNNNNNNNNNNNNNNNNNNNNNNNNNNNNNNNNNNNNNNNNNNNNNNNNNNNNNNNNNNNNNNNNNNNNNNNNNNNNNNNNNNNNNNNNNNNNNNNNNNNNNNNNNNNNNNNNNNNNNNNNNNNNNNNNNNNNNNNNNNNNNNNNNNNNNNNNNNNNNNNNNNNNNNNNNNNNNNNNNNNNNNNNNNNNNNNNNNNNNNNNNNNNNNNNNNNNNNNNNNNNNNNNNNNNNNNNNNNNNNNNNNNNNNNNNNNNNNNNNNNNNNNNNNNNNNNNNNNNNNNNNNNNNNNNNNNNNNNNNNNNNNNNNNNNNNNNNNNNNNNNNNNNNNNNNNNNNNNNNNNNNNNNNNNNNNNNNNNNNNNNNNNNNNNNNNNNNNNNNNNNNNNNNNNNNNNNNNNNNNNNNNNNNNNNNNNNNNNNNNNNNNNNNNNNNNNNNNNNNNNNNNNNNNNNNNNNNNNNNNNNNNNNNNNNNNNNNNNNNNNNNNNNNNNNNNNNNNNNNNNNNNNNNNNNNNNNNNNNNNNNNNNNNNNNNNNNNNNNNNNNNNNNNNNNNNNNNNNNNNNNNNNNNNNNNNNNNNNNNNNNNNNNNNNNNNNNNNNNNNNNNNNNNNNNNNNNNNNNNNNNNNNNNNNNNNNNNNNNNNNNNNNNNNNNNNNNNNNNNNNNNNNNNNNNNNNNNNNNNNNNNNNNNNNNNNNNNNNNNNNNNNNNNNNNNNNNNNNNNNNNNNNNNNNNNNNNNNNNNNNNNNNNNNNNNNNNNNNNNNNNNNNNNNNNNNNNNNNNNNNNNNNNNNNNNNNNNNNNNNNNNNNNNNNNNNNNNNNNNNNNNNNNNNNNNNNNNNNNNNNNNNNNNNNNNNNNNNNNNNNNNNNNNNNNNNNNNNNNNNNNNNNNNNNNNNNNNNNNNNNNNNNNNNNNNNNNNNNNNNNNNNNNNNNNNNNNNNNNNN
The window above is part of the Triticum aestivum cultivar Chinese Spring chromosome 2A, IWGSC CS RefSeq v2.1, whole genome shotgun sequence genome. Proteins encoded here:
- the LOC123184154 gene encoding tau-cadinol synthase-like, with amino-acid sequence MASGNAATPAFSYEPSPWIDFFAGYEPPPLQIDTAMRQILKSEFSKYNLYEVALRFRLLREHGHWVSPDVFNRFKSEDGSFIYDITNEPRTLLCLYNASHLLVHGELALEETIAFARHHLESCSGSFKTPLAQQVQRALHIPMPRTNKRVEMLHYILEYEQEEHNPILLELAKLDFNIQQNVHSKELKAITRWDKSAAFVLPEYLKKFYTEMLRTFENIEAEMPANTNYDIAHLKKAVQNNVTGYLEEAKWSHRNHKPSFVDQVKLTSLNIGVPTICVSMMAGMSDAMMKPALKWAASVPDVVISVGKISRFMNDIGAFEASKCKGDLASTVECYINEYNVTSEVAITKIVALIEQEWKTLNQARFENHLLPALQQFISLAISTTFFYGNRNDVYTHSAHMQWTIERLFLKNM